The nucleotide sequence attttggacaccgttcatccggcggtttaattaatgtgttaattttattgttcaagttgttacgattgcgggaataccatatatgtgtgtgtgtgatttgtttgaatagccctgaaattatcccctgaggatgctgctgaagcagtgaaacatgtcgggggggctagcgtttcttttttaaaatcattgctgATCTAACAAATAAACTCTACCACTGTGTCGTAATAGAGGCTgcccgagcagtctgcagctgccgtccaTGCCTGACACACTGAGATCCTAATATACACCAGATCTCCAACGTTAGACTAACCAGCTCTGAAGAAAAATTTTAATTGAACAAACTATTGTACAACTATTTACCCTATTTACTGCAACTTGTTTCCAACTTGTTTCTAATTtaaacattaaaagttatattttaattaattctatagcagctgggaaatttggGACTTCTTTGTGCCTATGCACATTTATCTGTTCGTTCATTAATATTATCCCTGCCAGCTGCTAGGGTCTCTACCAATTTTTCTaattgtgtgatttgttttgacacttttactaaataaaaccactttttgggcaaaaaaagtagttttatttgattttcactgtaattttatttttatttttttcaccaactttatttaactgattgacatttttttttttgtcccaccaggggacttcactatgcgatctgctgatcgcataaataatgctttggtatacttagtataacaacgcattattgcctgtcagtgtaaaactgacaggcaatctgttaggtcatgcctccggcatcgcctaacaggcagatgctgaagacagaactgggggtctttgttagacccccgctgccatggaaacctgatggcgacccgcgatttctttgcgggggcgccgatggggtgacagagggagctccctccctctgtcaaacacattagatgctgctgtcactattgacagcggcatttaatgggttaaactgccggaatcggagcgcgcttcgattccggcagttgcagcaggagccaggctgtgtataacagccatgctcctgccgctgatcgcgtgggtacagtctcagtacctgcacgattacaggacggatatatccgtcctcctgcgcgaactagcagctgctgaggacggatatatccgtccttcggcgttaagaggttaaacttgtacagcttaaccccttcccgacgcagCCATTTTAAGGATTTTCActgttgttttttcctccccatgttccaaaagtcataacttttttatttttccatcgatatagccgtatgggggcttgttttttgcaggatgagttgtagattttcaagaCATAATTTGTTGTTTCATATATTGTAGTGGGAAAATGGCAAAAaacatatttgtggggtggaataagaAGGAAACAGCGTTTcctaaattttttgggggggtttcgtttgtacggcgttcatcgtacggtaaaaataacatgtgtaactttattttgtgggtcaatacaattccgaagataccaaattaatatagtttatttatattttactacttttacaagtaaaagacTGTTACaagtaaaatttgtgttttgtccccagtttctattggtaccattttagggtacaagagactttttgatcactttttattttacttttattgagagatgaagtgacaaaaaaaacagcgattctggcgttttaatttattttttttattacggatttcaccgtgtggtttaaataatgttatataataatagttcggacttttacagatgcggcaataccagatgatttttttacttttaatattgttattacatactgtgtgtatatatatatatatatatatatatatatatatatatatatatatttatatatatatatatatatataatttatgtaactgtatataacttttttttctagtccccctacgggacttgaaccagtgatcgttggattgcttggatgatatactgcaatactaatatatttgaATATATCATTATACTAACAGCCAGAAGCAGAGCTTCataagagtacaaagatggcagctgCCATGCCAACAGTCAGGACCCCGTGATCACAACGCGATGcaacgcaccccccccccctgtttctaACCATTTGCGGCGGTCGTTTTTGTCCATGacatataaggggttaaacaagcggtaTACCACTCACTAcactgaggtgtcagctgtatgatacAGCCCCCATGCTGGTTCCATGgacctgctccatactcccccacccaacCTGCGCTGTATATATATTCAGGATGTCGTGAAGGTGTTAAAGGAGAGAAGGGACTGAGGAGATATGAGCATTAAGATTTAAATGGGcattaacttttcaaacaacttatgctaatctaatagtatacctgatactgCCCATAGTAGTTTAtagagagggaagggggagcagcagaagagaaagagacacagacactgctgcccatagaacaataggggaggagggagcagtagCATTGTGAGAAAGACACACACAGACGTGCAGCAGATTCTGGTAAGCGTTAtagctcaccccagtgctggattcttagctacactgttcattacgtctgtataatgtcctccatgctgctgctgctataccgctatggcggtacggtccagtgggtccacatatgcaCAGATCGTGatggtatgctcaggccatggaccccgctggtcaatccattaCCATGACGATGTCACAAGCCATGCGgtcagatatgctagacctccgctcATGACAAGACCAACTGCTCCAGGCGGTGAAcatcattgcacatcggctggatacgcaagctgcagccTTCCCGGCACCTGTTCCTGTTACCTCCGCTGTTCctgctactacacctcctggcattgctaactgccactacctcattggtatgatggagatgcgaggacctgaagggggtttctgaaccaatgccagattcACTTCACATTTTATGTAGAGGCCTTCTCTTCTCATGAAGCAAAGATTGCCTTTATAATCACCCTTCTCACCGGCAAAGCCGTGGCGTGGGCCACATacccacatacacacatacccacagatcgtgacactaagGCTATGCCCCTTTTTGCCTTTTTTTGATTCGTAAGTCTTAGGAACTCATTCTGATTTGCTTTCGCTTCTGTTCCCGGCTACACTGCTTAGGAACTCCTTCTTTGACGCTTTCGCCCCTTCCTAAGGCTATGCCCTTTTTGCCCTTTTTTGACTCATAATTTTAAATACTGTAAAGAattaatcttaaaaaaaaaaggggggtggGTAATTTTGAATATACATtgcatttcttatttttttttacttatcatGAATCAAAGCCTGTTATGTAACAGAGCTGAATacagaattctgctggttgttaatgGAAACAGTCAAAAGGCTTGTTGTCAAATCCCTTAGCTTAGTTGAGCTCcaataattcaattgaagaatacattttttatatatcagaTTAAAGTAAAGTAACTCCTGCACACTTCCGAGAATGCAAATCACCGGTGCAAGCTCTGCAGAGACACTGAGCcggcaaggaatgctgggagatttcagctctgaattaTGAATGCATCTCTGGATTTTATAgttaggatcagtacaagatagttAATTCGTTAATGTAATATATTTGGAAAGTTACTCAAGTTTTTATGTAGACTGATTCTATATTGATTCTACATGTAAGCCATGAAAGTTAATTTTATACTTTTACAAACAAATCACCTTCTAATTTCTGAATTAAGTTGATTTTTATGCTTGTAAATATGTATTTATTACATTCTTAATATGTCAGACATTTGATTCCTGATTAAAATTCAGTACAACTAAATATCAAACTGCATTGTATGATAGTTATTTGAAATAACACAATATGAAAAgacttacaaaaacaaaaaaactatacttTAAAATGCTTAATTATCTGCCAATTTTTGTAATTCTTTATAATTTTACAATGTTTATGTTTCTACAGACTTGATAGTGTGAGGAACAAATTTTGGGTTGCTACTTTTGGAATATTATCGACTGGATTTGCTGTTCTCTCTAGTTTTGGCTTGTTACTAATTTGTGGAGTGCCCTTTGTTGCCACTgttgcaactgccccatttctcatTCTAGGtaaataaaatagtaaaaataataatatagagaatagagcaTTACAATAAATTAATTATTCCCAAAATAAATACTGTATAATAAGAATTTTGTCCACTTTTTTTCTAGGTGTTGGGGTGGATGACATGTTCATTATGATTTCCAGCTGGCAACAAACTAAAGTAAAGAGTAAAGTTGAAGAAAGAATGGCTGAGACATACGCTGAAGCTGCTGTCTCCATAACAATCACAACACTCACAGATGTTCTAGCTTTCTACATTGGGATTCTGACCTCTTTCCAGTCAGTACAGTCATTTTGCATATACACTGGGACTGCCATCTTGTTCTGTTTTCTGTATAACGTCACATTCTTTGGGGCTTTCTTAGCTCTTAATGGTAGAAGAGAGGAGAGTAACAGGCACTGGTTCATTTGTAAGAAGGTGGCAGAAGAAAAAGATGATCATCGTTCCTCTGCATACAACATGTGTTGTGTTGGAGGAGGATACAGCCAAATCACTGGTAAAGAGACTGATCATCCCATCACTAGTTTTTTTCGTAAGCAGTATGGCCCATTCCTCACAAACTTCTGGACCAAGATCCTTGTTGTACTTCTGTATGGAGGATATCTGGCCAGCAGTATATACGGCTGTTTTCAGGTTCAGGAAGGCATTGACTTACGAAATTTAGCAATTGATAGTTCTTATGTCCATTCCTTCTATGACAGTGATGATTTATATTTTTCAGAGTTCGGTCCTAGAGTTATGGTTGTGGTGACTGAGGAGGTTTCATACTGGAATCTAGATTCCTATAAAAATATTTACAGATGTATGGAGTCATTGAAGAATAGCTCCTATGCTACTGTAGAGCTCTCTGAGTCTTGGTTGGAAGCATACATGAGCGTTTCTGAACTTTTAAAATTGGACATCAGTGATAAaagttattttatgggaaatttATCAAGACTTTTTCAATTATtcccagattttaaaaatgatgtGGAGATTCAGTCAGGAGCTATAAGAGCTTCTCGTTTCTTCATCCAGACGGTAAATGTTACTTCAGCAGTGGATGAAAGAGACATGTTAAACCAATTCCGAGATATAGCAAAGCACTGTGAGATCCCGGTTCTTGTCTATCATCCAGCATTTATATATTTTGACCAATATGCCGTGATCATAACGAACACTATACAGAATGTTGCTGTTGCTGCAGGCGCCATGCTTGTGATCTCAATCCTGCTAATTCCAAATCCTCTGTGCTCCTTGTGGGTGACATTTACCATAGCGTCTATTATAGTGGGTGTTACAGGTTTCATGGCTTACTGGGATGTTAACTTGGATTCCATATCAATGATCAACCTTGTCATCTGCGTTGGTTTCTCTGTAGACTTTTCAGCTCACATTACGTATGCCTACGTCTCCAACCACAAAGCCAATGTCAATGAAAG is from Rhinoderma darwinii isolate aRhiDar2 chromosome 5, aRhiDar2.hap1, whole genome shotgun sequence and encodes:
- the LOC142652612 gene encoding patched domain-containing protein 3-like, with translation MPGCHTDCVQRPLSIAFGRLGKLVGRYPWWFLLIPIVLSAGLGAGFYFLPQREANDIEDQFTPIGGLAKTERDFVRTHFPTNDSGQFSTQRLYTSGAYVSLLAVSMSDNVINVDTFKEIIKLDQMVQDLNITEHSTGTTLSFQKLCAEIQGQICITANPLLSAVQSNVSLIETIQISYPMFQGRTFLGTYLGGVTLNPNNIVQKAKAIKLVFYLKEDREEDRENSQQWINHFIKSVSENIDKLHIKTIQVSYFTSNSRQQEFEGITKSVIPLFSITYFVTIFFSIVSCMRLDSVRNKFWVATFGILSTGFAVLSSFGLLLICGVPFVATVATAPFLILGVGVDDMFIMISSWQQTKVKSKVEERMAETYAEAAVSITITTLTDVLAFYIGILTSFQSVQSFCIYTGTAILFCFLYNVTFFGAFLALNGRREESNRHWFICKKVAEEKDDHRSSAYNMCCVGGGYSQITGKETDHPITSFFRKQYGPFLTNFWTKILVVLLYGGYLASSIYGCFQVQEGIDLRNLAIDSSYVHSFYDSDDLYFSEFGPRVMVVVTEEVSYWNLDSYKNIYRCMESLKNSSYATVELSESWLEAYMSVSELLKLDISDKSYFMGNLSRLFQLFPDFKNDVEIQSGAIRASRFFIQTVNVTSAVDERDMLNQFRDIAKHCEIPVLVYHPAFIYFDQYAVIITNTIQNVAVAAGAMLVISILLIPNPLCSLWVTFTIASIIVGVTGFMAYWDVNLDSISMINLVICVGFSVDFSAHITYAYVSNHKANVNERIIDALHSLGYPIVQGALSTILGVIALSAAESYIFRTFFKIIFLVIAFGMIHGLVFLPVFLTMIGKFGRKHDKDIKIKASSVSKDELHVKSGTENGNKIGDSSNEAFTSDGEDQF